The DNA region TAACCCGGCCTAATTCACTCCCTTCATTTCGAATCGTTAAAGGTAACTTTGCAGCTGCCAGATCATATAAATTAGCAATATAGTTTACAACTTCATCAACCGGGCGGCGTTTAACCCTTATTTCGTCAATAGGTGCATCGATGGCCAGGTTTTTATCAATAATTGGAATTGGCCCATAAGCCCTAAAAAGTTGAAAATGATAAAATGCCTTTAAAAACTGTGCTTCGGCTATCCAGCGTTCGCGGGTATCGATATCTAAATCAAGCACTTTGCCCTTGTCGCTTACATTTTCAATAAAAACATTACAATCGCGTATGGCTTTGTAGTTTGCCGCTGCGTCCCTGGTGCCGTTCATATAATTGGCAATAGGGTCCGACGAGTTTTGGAAGCCTCTTGGCAGTTGCAGTACGTTTGTCGACCTGATGTGATTGGCAGGGTCTTCTACCCAAACCTCATCGCCGGCAGTAAGGCCAACGTTATAAGTAGGATCGGTTTCTGTTGGGAGGTATGAGTAGCAGGTAAACAGGTACTTTTCTGCCTCGGTTTTTGAAACAAAAGCATTTGCTATTGTTGACACGTTATCAGGAACAACATCCAAAAAAGATTTTTTACAGGATGATACCGGCACAATCATTATTAAGCCAACCATTAAAAGGGTAATATTCCCTTTAGTTGCGTGGCCCAATACTGAATGCTTAATTTTTTTTATAAAATTAGTTTTCATATAACTGATTTGAAAGCTTTTAAAATTCTACCCTTAAGCCTAAGTTGAACACTTTTTGAATCGGATACCCCAATCCAGATGTTCCCATTTCAGGGTCCCAGAGTTTAAAGCTGCTTAAGGTTAACAGGTTTAAGCCATTTAAATAAATACGTGCGCTGCTCAAATGGATAAACTTGAGCTGACTCTTGTTGAAATTGTATCCCAACTCAGCCGATTTAAGACGTACAAATGAGCCGTTACGCAGCCACCATGTGGATGTTTGGGTATTATTACCCTGTATATTAGTACTTAACCTTGGCCAAAAAGCGTATGGGTTGCGGTTATCTTCCGACCAGTGGTCGTTAGCAATTGTGCTTAACAAACCACTTTGGTTACCGGAGTTAAGGCCGTTACTCTGCAAGCCGTTTACCAGGTAAAAAGGAGAAATATCTGCCGAATTGATAACAAAAGATGAGCGTGCTGATCCCTGGAAGAATGCGCTGATATCGAAATTTTTATACCCTACAGAAAAACCGAAGCCATAAATAATTTCGGGTACCAGGGGATACCCTATTGGCACAACATCCGAGCTGGATATTTTACCATCGCCATTCATATCACGATATTTGATATCGCCTGCTTTATAATCACCAAAGCTTTGCACCGGTGAATTGGCTACATCTTTATCATCAACAAACAACCGTTCGGCCAGGAGGCCATAGATCTGGCTTAAAGAGTTGCCAACCTTGCTGAGGTATTTCAGGTTATCGCTGTAAAGAGGTTCTTCGTTTTTTAACAGTTTGCTTTGGGAATAGGTAAGCGTACCGCGCGATTGAATCCAAAATGAATTATTAAAGTTCTTTTTATAATCCATGGCGATATCAATACCCTTGCTCGATGATTTACCGGCGTTTGAGGATATATTGGCCTGTAACCCCATTGAAGTAGGTATAGTACTACGTACCATCAGGATGTTATCACGCTTTTGCTGATAGGCATCTACAGTTAAAGTAAAGTTTTTAGCTACCGTTAAATCCATACCTATGTTGGTTTGCTTTGATTGCTCCCAGGTAATATTTTGGTTTTCATAACGATAGGTAACTACGCCAGGCCTGCTATAGGAATAATTAGTACCGAATTGGCCATTAGAACCATTATTTAAATTAACATCAGAAAGATAGAAGAAGCGATCATTAGCCGAACCAATCTGATCGTTACCTACTAAACCATAAGTAACCCTGAATTTAAGGTTGTCAATGGTTGACAGTAGTGGCTCAAAAAACTTCTCGTTTGATACCACCCAACCCGCACCCACAGATGGGAAAAAGCCAAAACGGTGGTTGCTGGCAAAACGCTCCGAGCCGTTATAACCAAAGTTAAATTCAACCAGGTAACGATTGTCATAGCCATAGGTAAATCTGCCTGATACGCCCTGGTTACGCGATGGCAGGGATAGCTGAAGCGTTGGTGCGTTAGCTGTAAGATAATTGCGCATTGTACCAATTAACAAGCCGCTAACAGCGTGTTTTTGCCCAAATGTGCGGCTGTAGTTTACCGCTGCTTCAATATATGTGGTTGCGTTGGATACACTTCCTCCGGGGCTATAAGTTAAGTACTCCGTTGGAGTGGCACCTACGCTGCCTGCCGCTCCGCTATTAAGTAAAGTTAAACCATTAAATTGACCGTTAAGTACGTTTGATTGGTAGTAATAAGGGCTGTATTGGCGGGAAACCGTGAAGTATGAATAACGGGTTGTGTATGCCATTACCCTGCTGGATAAGCCCTGGGTAATAAAATCGAGCTTTTGATTCAAATTTAGTTGCGCCGTCAATGTGCTGGTATTGGAACTTTGGTAACCAGACAGAGATTGCGCGTATGGGTTCATATACAGGCCGCCACCGGGTATGATAGCATTACCAAAAAGCGGATGACTTACATATGGCAACAGGTTGCCGGGGTAAATAGCCGGAAAAGCTACCGGGTTACTCCATAAAGCATTTAAAAAAGTATAGCCGCCACCATTTATCGGCCCATGATAACTATCAAACTGACCTTTTAAGCTCACTACTGCTTCAGTGGTTTTAGTGAGGTTTAAGGTGGTGTTTGACAAAATGGAGTATGATTGCAGCTTAATGTTGTTGCTGAAATTATTAAGGCTGTTTTCGGCCAGGTTACCATTATCAATATTGTAGGTCATGGCTAAATAATACTTAGCTTTTTCCGATCCGCCGCTGGCGTTCATATTGAATCTCTGGTTATTGGTCTTGGTTTTGATCAACTGCTTGATCCAGTTATTGTTAGGATATAACAACGGATCATCACCTTTGGCCGTATGATCTATTTTATTTTGCGAGTAAGGTAAAATGCCCAATGGATTACGCGTAAGCACAGCCTCGTTGGCCAGTGTCATATACGTTATATTGTCAGCCAGATCAATATTCTTGATGTTTGAGGATGTTGAGTTTTCACCGCGGATATTGAATTTCACAGTGCCTACATCGCCACGTTTGGTAGTAACCAATATTACGCCATTTGCACCTCTCGCACCGTATAATGATGAAGCTGTAGCATCCTTCAATACCGAAAAGCCCGATATATCATCCGGTTGAAGCCTTGCCAGATCGGTAGTGCCCGATTCAATACCATCTATTAATATCAGCGGATCAACCTTACCTGCACCAAACGTCCCTACACCCCTTATAAAGAACTGGGCATTATCAGCACCAGGTTCGCCGCTTCGCTGATAGGAGATCATCCCGGGTACAACACCTGCCAGCATCGTTGTAAGGTTACTTGATGGCCCTTTAAGTTGTTTAGGGTTTACAGTGGTAATGGAGCTAACAAGGCTTGTCTTTTTTTGCGTACCATAGGCAACAACTGCAACCTCTTCAAGTGCATTTTTATCAGCGCCCATTTGCACGTTTATTTTATAAACGCCGGCTGCTGACGGAGAATAGTTTGCAAGGTCAAATTCCTGCGATTTTGAGCCTACGAATGAAAACACGATGATTGAACTTCCGCTCTCCTTTAAATTAAGGGTATATTTACCATCAATGTCTGATTGCGTTCCATTGGTGCCGCCTTTAACCTTAACAGTTACGCCTGGTAAAGTAAGGCCCTTGTCATCAGAAACAATCCCCTGCACTTTTTTAGGAACGACGGCTCCTGCAGGTTCTTTTTTGGGAGGGTTTACAACGGGTGCGGGTTCACTCTTTTCAATAACAATGAGTTGGTCGCGCACTACATAATTCAGGCTTTTTCCTTTCAAAAGAACGCCGAACACTTCTTTTAATTCAGCGTTTCTAAAATCTACAGTAACAAGTTCTTTGTCATTCAACAGCGTGTTACTGTAAAAAACGGTTAGGCCCGTTTGCTTTTTGATTGCTTTAAATACTTCGGCCAAACTGATGTTGGCCTTTTTAAGTGTTATTGGTCCCGTACTCTGCGCTTGTACAGCGCCATACCGGGTTACCAATAAAAGAAAAATAAAGGGCAGTATAAGCCGCCGGCTGAATAGAATTCTCTCCATATTTATTGGGTTTACGATTTGGTTTTCTCTAAGACCTGTTCTTGCTAAAACGGGTGAACGGAAATAAGAAAAATTGTATTTTTTTTATTACAATGAAAAACAGACACTGTTAATCGACACTATTTCAATGTATTACAAATACTATCCATTTGACAAACAAGGGCAAATAATTTCCATGGCGCTTAAGGGGCCAGGCATTAAATAACCAGGAAACAAGTTGTGGTTTAACCGACGTCGTTTTCTTACCTGATGTGTAAAACCCCTTCTTTTAAAAGGGCAGAAACTCCTGCAGATGCCTTAATATTTTGAATGAAAACTTCAATTGGTTTGTTTTTTTGAATGGCGCCACTAAATGCTTCATCAGCTGTCGCGGGATCGTCAAAAACTACTTTTACATCAAACCAGCGGAGCAGCACATCGCTTATATCGTGAAGTTTAGTATTATGGAAATAATAAATATCATTCATCCAGGCCAGTTCAACAGCAGGATCAAATGGCTGAGCCCGGAACCCGGCCCCCGATGTATAAACAGCCTGGTAGCCTGGTTGTAAAAGCATTTTTTGCTTATCCTGACCGCTTGTTGATACCGAGCCTTCAACCAACGAAGTTACTATTTCATCAGCATGATAAGTATTTACATTAAACTCCGTACCTAAAACTTTTACATCAGTTTGGCCCGTATGAACTATAAAAGGGTAAGCAGCATTTTTTGCAACTTTAAAAAAAGCTTCGCCTGTTAAATACACTTCCCTGGTTTTGCCTAAAAATGAAAACGGAAAGCGCAGGCTTGATACCGAATTTAACCAAACCTGTGTACCGTCTGAAAGTACTATCCGGTAGTTTAATTTTGAAGGAATAACGAGTGTGCTCCACTCCTCACTTTTATTATTATCCACCTGGTAACTTAAACCGTTAACACCTTTATTTAAATGAGCAAACGACATATTAATCACCTTTTTGCTGGTATCAGACAGGTTGATATGCTGCCCGTTTGCCAGCCGTAACTCGATGGCCGGTGTTTTAAGATTTTTTTTTGCAGCAACAAGAGTATTAACAGGTATTTGCCGCCAATAATATCCAGCAGTAAAAGCGATACATAATAAAGCCGCTACAGAAAGCCATTTTATTGCGCCTGTCCAGTCGGGCCTGATCGAGCGTACCGGCTTTATTTCGCGCTGGATTGTATCCCAGGCTTTATTTTCATTAATATTGTTAAAAAAGGTTTGAGCCTTATCTGAAGTAAGTACCTGTTGCATTTCATCCCACAGTTGTTTAATCCGGGGATCATTTTGTATAGC from Mucilaginibacter sp. SJ includes:
- a CDS encoding TonB-dependent receptor, which gives rise to MERILFSRRLILPFIFLLLVTRYGAVQAQSTGPITLKKANISLAEVFKAIKKQTGLTVFYSNTLLNDKELVTVDFRNAELKEVFGVLLKGKSLNYVVRDQLIVIEKSEPAPVVNPPKKEPAGAVVPKKVQGIVSDDKGLTLPGVTVKVKGGTNGTQSDIDGKYTLNLKESGSSIIVFSFVGSKSQEFDLANYSPSAAGVYKINVQMGADKNALEEVAVVAYGTQKKTSLVSSITTVNPKQLKGPSSNLTTMLAGVVPGMISYQRSGEPGADNAQFFIRGVGTFGAGKVDPLILIDGIESGTTDLARLQPDDISGFSVLKDATASSLYGARGANGVILVTTKRGDVGTVKFNIRGENSTSSNIKNIDLADNITYMTLANEAVLTRNPLGILPYSQNKIDHTAKGDDPLLYPNNNWIKQLIKTKTNNQRFNMNASGGSEKAKYYLAMTYNIDNGNLAENSLNNFSNNIKLQSYSILSNTTLNLTKTTEAVVSLKGQFDSYHGPINGGGYTFLNALWSNPVAFPAIYPGNLLPYVSHPLFGNAIIPGGGLYMNPYAQSLSGYQSSNTSTLTAQLNLNQKLDFITQGLSSRVMAYTTRYSYFTVSRQYSPYYYQSNVLNGQFNGLTLLNSGAAGSVGATPTEYLTYSPGGSVSNATTYIEAAVNYSRTFGQKHAVSGLLIGTMRNYLTANAPTLQLSLPSRNQGVSGRFTYGYDNRYLVEFNFGYNGSERFASNHRFGFFPSVGAGWVVSNEKFFEPLLSTIDNLKFRVTYGLVGNDQIGSANDRFFYLSDVNLNNGSNGQFGTNYSYSRPGVVTYRYENQNITWEQSKQTNIGMDLTVAKNFTLTVDAYQQKRDNILMVRSTIPTSMGLQANISSNAGKSSSKGIDIAMDYKKNFNNSFWIQSRGTLTYSQSKLLKNEEPLYSDNLKYLSKVGNSLSQIYGLLAERLFVDDKDVANSPVQSFGDYKAGDIKYRDMNGDGKISSSDVVPIGYPLVPEIIYGFGFSVGYKNFDISAFFQGSARSSFVINSADISPFYLVNGLQSNGLNSGNQSGLLSTIANDHWSEDNRNPYAFWPRLSTNIQGNNTQTSTWWLRNGSFVRLKSAELGYNFNKSQLKFIHLSSARIYLNGLNLLTLSSFKLWDPEMGTSGLGYPIQKVFNLGLRVEF
- a CDS encoding FecR family protein, with product MTYNKAYFQELIIEQITGVISEEDGHLLEQAIQNDPRIKQLWDEMQQVLTSDKAQTFFNNINENKAWDTIQREIKPVRSIRPDWTGAIKWLSVAALLCIAFTAGYYWRQIPVNTLVAAKKNLKTPAIELRLANGQHINLSDTSKKVINMSFAHLNKGVNGLSYQVDNNKSEEWSTLVIPSKLNYRIVLSDGTQVWLNSVSSLRFPFSFLGKTREVYLTGEAFFKVAKNAAYPFIVHTGQTDVKVLGTEFNVNTYHADEIVTSLVEGSVSTSGQDKQKMLLQPGYQAVYTSGAGFRAQPFDPAVELAWMNDIYYFHNTKLHDISDVLLRWFDVKVVFDDPATADEAFSGAIQKNKPIEVFIQNIKASAGVSALLKEGVLHIR